The region AATTATGAGATTAACCTTGAGGAGTTAGCTGATAAGATGATAAACGACTTCTTTGAAGAATAGTGGTTATCACAGAAAGAAGCTTGTAGCTACAGGTAGATCGGAGGTAATTCATTGGCAAGCCTGATACAGGAATTAATAACAACGCTTCGCGAAGAGGAACAACTTTATCAAGAGATGATTCCGATTGCAGCGAAAAAAACCAGAGTAATTATAGACAATGACCTCGCTTCCTTGCAGCAAATAACAGAAGAAGAGCAAGTTACTGTAGAAAAAGTAAATGCTCTGGAGCGCAAGAGAGAAGAGGTTATTGTAAACATTGGAACAGTGATAAATCGAAAGTCAGATACATTGACTATGAAAACGATTATCACGCTATTAGAGAATCAGCCAGAGGAGCAAAAAGAATTATCATTAATCCACGATTCTCTAACAACTACAATTAATCAATTAGTAGAACTAAATCATAAAAATAAATCTTTAATTCAACAGTCCCTAGAGATGATTGAATTCAATATGAATTTAATTCAGAGTACACGGATGTCACCGGGGAGCACCAATTATACCAAAGGCGCATCTCAGCTTGAGATGCCAGCTGCGCAGACAGGGATGTTTGATGCGAAGCAATAGGTAGAGATATAGCAAAGAAATGATGCAAAAGAGAGGTGAGATTCCATGAGCTTAATGAGTAGCTTATATGTAGGTGTATCTGGATTACAAGTCAGTCAAAATGGTCTGAATACCACAGGACATAATCTTGCAAACGTAGAAACGGAAGGTTATGTTAGACAGCAAACGGTATTACAGACATCTCAATATCGAACAATAGGACAATCGTATATTTCCCCAATGCAATTAGGCCTTGGAGCAGAAACAGCTGCTGTTCGTCAGGTTAGAGATATCTTTTTAGATAAATCTTATCGACAAGAGCTTGGGCGTCGAGGGTTCTATGATTCTCAGTATGAAACAGTATCCGAGATTGAAAACTTAATGGGTGAGCTTGAGGGCGTTGCGTTCCAGGATTCTATTGCTGACTTTTGGAAAAACTTACAAGAACTCGCGAAAGAACCGGATAGTTTAGTAAAGAGAGCTTCACTTGTAGAAACAAGTGTCGGCTTTGTTGAACGCTCTGAGAATTTATTCAAACAGCTTCGGGACTATCAATTAAATTTAAATTTAAAAATAACGAATACGATCTCTCGTATTAATGAAATTGGAGATCAAATCTCGAGTTTAAATGATAGAATTTGTGCTTATGAAAGCAATCGAGTAGAGCACGCGAACGACTTAAGAGACACGAGAAATAAATTATTAGATGAGTTGTCTCAAATGATTACCATTACATATCGTGAAAATGCAGATGGTAGAGTTACTGTAAATGCGGAAGGAGTTCCATTTGTAACAGAAGATCTTACACATCATATGGGGAGCATGACAGTAACACAAATCAGACAACGACAGCTTGACGAGGATGAATTTAATTCAACCGGTATGATGGAAAATTCGGATATGTTAATTCCGATTTGGCCAACGTATGGTAATGTAGAAGTATTCAATCGTGATTTGATACCAAATCCAGTAGATAATTCTGATATTGGTTCTTTAAAAGGCTTGATTTTAGCGAGAGGAACAAAAGTAGCAAAAGCTACGGATATTCCGATCGCACCTAATAAAGATAATTACTTGGACGAGTTTGGCGACTTAAAGGAAGATGAATATAATCTTGCATTAAAAGATTATAAAGAGGCTGTTAAGACATACAACAAAACAATAGAACCATCCATTGTTATGTCAACTCAGGCACAGTACGATCAGTTAATCCATGGTATTGTAACAAAGATTAATGACATCTTATGCCCTAACAAAGAAGTAGTTATCGCAGCAGGAACTACGATTCAACTTTCAAATGGTGATACGTATACTTACGATAAGGATACGGTAATTAAGATTTTTGATGATGAGAATGCTCCAATTGGAATCAATGGTGAAGGTGGTACGGAGTTATTTAGTCGTAAATCCATGCCTCGTTATATGGATTACCAAGAGATTACTTTGGCTAATGGGGATACCATTCTTGCTAAGATTTACAATGAGGAAGACGAGGCAAACAATTATTCCTTGTATACGGTTGGTGAACTGGTAGTAAATCAGGAGATGATTGAGGATAAGTCAAAGATTCCATTAAGCCAGAGTTCTAACACTGGAGATTATGATATCAAGACTACGGAGAGATTATTAAAAGCATGGCAGGAACCATTTGCAACCCTTTCTCCAAATACATTAACAAAATCAAACATTAATGATTATTACAATGCATTAATCGGAGGTATAGCAACTACCGGTGAGCGTTATCATACGATTGTTAAGAGTCAGGAAGGTATGGTAACAAGCATTGACAATCAGCGTCAATCAGTTCTTGGAGTAGCCTCTGACGATGAACTTACAAGTTTAATTAAATTCCAACATGCGTATAACGCAGCTGCTAGATATATAAACGTAATAGATCAAATGCTTGAGCATATTGTAACGAGAATATAGCTTATTAGAAGTTTGATTTTTAACTTCTAATAAAAGGTGTGTAGTATGCACCGTAAATATAACTTTAAGATAACAAGGGAGAGGTGAGTAAATGCCATCTACATTTTTTGGACTTTCCATAGGAAATAGTGGATTATATGCTTCGCAGGCAGGTTTAAATACCACTGCGCATAATATAGCAAATATTGAAACAGAGGGTTTCTCAAGACAAGTGGCAAAACAACAAGCTGGAACAGCTCTTCGAGTAAATAGTTCCTATGGTATGGTTGGTACTGGTGTTGATATCAAGGGTGTAACTCAGATACGTGACTCGTACTATGATTTGAAATATATGAAGAATAACACAATGTATGGAGCGTACTCCACCAAAGAGTATTATTTAACCTCCATTGAGAATTATTTTAATGAAGTTAAGTTGGAAGGGTTTTTGACTAATTTTGATAATATGTACAATAGCCTCCAGGAATTGAGTAAGCAACCAGAGGACTTAACCGTACGTACTCAGGTTACTAATATGGCTCAAAGTACCTGTGATTATGTAAATTCGCTTTCAACTAGCTTAAGCCGCTTACAGGAAGAATGTAATTTTGAGATTAAAAATCAAGTAGAACGCGTGAACTCCTTGGCACAACAGATTGCTATTGTTACGAAGCAAATCAACACGATTGAAGTTAATGGTGGTACCGCAAATGACCTTAGGGATCAACGTGCCTTAATGGTGGACGAATTATCCGGATTTGCAACGGTAAGTGTCAATGAGCGAATTGTTGGAGATAATGTCGGAGTTACGAGTTATACCGTTAAATTAGATGGTCAGACCTTGGTTGACAACTATGAGGCGAACCAATTAAAAGTCGTTCCAAGAGATACCAAAGTAAATCAGTTGGATGCGACAGGACTATTTAATGTTTGCTGGAGTAATGGACAACCCGTGGATCTTAATAGTCCAACCATGGGCGGAACGCTTAAAGCGTTGATTCAAGTACGTGATGGTAACAATAAGGAAGGTTATCAGGGAAAAGCAATAGCAAGTGCTGGTGATACAACAATTACAGTGACTTCAACGAATAAAAATAATGTAGAAGATTTAAACATTGCATCCAATGGTATTATTACAATAGGCAATAGAGAGTACCATTATAATGGATTTGCTGTTACAAAGGATGAAGATACAGGAGAATTTATCTACGAATTTTCCCTTGATGAACCAGTTAAAGTGGATGTGAATGAAGAAACTGCCCATATCGGAAAACAGGTTGATTATAAAGGAATCCCGTACTATATGGCACAGCTCAATAAATTTGCTAGAACCTATGCCAAAGCATTTAATGATGTACATAAATCAGGACAGGATTTAAATGGCGACCAGGGCTTAGATTTCTTTAATGGTGTTGACGTGGTAACAGGTAAGAACTTTATCTTTGATAAGTCACCTTCAGATGAAGGAAATGGTTATTTATTTACCTCTAAGACAGGGGCTTATGCTGGAGATTATGCGGATGAACCGAATTTTGCGTCATATTATTTGCTCACTGCCGATACCTTTGGGGTTACAAAGGCAGTTTATTCGGACCCTAAAAAGTTGGCGACTGCATCTTCAATTGAAAATGGTGTTGCTAACGCTGATAATGTTCAGAAGTTACTAGCATTAAAAGATGACGTTAGAATGTTTGGTCAAGGAAAACCAGCTCAATTTTTCCAAACTCTAGTAGCAGAGATTGGCATTGATGCGAAACAAGCAAGTAATTTTGCAGAAAACCAAATGAATATTTTATCAGCAGTTCAGAATCAGAGATTATCCATCAGTGGTGTAGATCAAGAAGAAGAGGCTATGAACTTAGTGCGTTACCAAAAAGCCTATAACTTATCTGCTAAGGTAATTTCTATTATGGATCAGATTTATGATAGACTCATTAATTATATGGGTGCATAATACGGAGTTAGAAACACAAATTTGTGCTGTTGCCCAAATTTGCAGGATTGCAACAGAATGGAGGTTAGTATGAGAATTACAAATAAAATGATGACAAACAATGTTCTTTATAATATTAACAATAATAAGAACAGTTTGTCCAAAACAGAACAACAATACTCCACCGGTAAGAAGATACAGCGTCCTTCAGAAGACCCTATCGTTGCAGTACGTGCGTTGAAACTTCGTACCAATCTTACAGAACTAAATCAATATTATGAAAAGAATATTCCAGATGCCCTAGCGTGGATGGATTTGACAGAAAGTTCTTTAAGTAACATTAATGAGATTCTAACGAAGATACACACATATTGCGTGAATGGTGCTAATGATACCTTAACGGAAGAGGATAGAAACAGTCTTGCAGTTAATTTAAATCAATTAAAGGACCAGATTTATCAAGAAGGCAATACAAACTATGCAGGGAGATATGTTTTTAGTGGATATAAGACGGATTCTAGTTTAGTTTTTTCTGAAAATACATCAAAATATAATTATTTATTAACAGAAAGATTAAGCGGAGCTAACTTAGATGTCATTCAAAAATCGATTAATTCCTTTGATCTATCTTCTTATAATCCAAATGCACCATGGGATACTAGTTTTGATGAAAAACCGAATTATATCACGGCACACCGTTTAAGATTAGCATATAACAATCTCAAAAACTTGGACGATGGACAATTAAAGATTGAGATTGCCGACCAAGATTCCGATGGTAATGTAATTCTTGACGGTGATGGAAATAGAACGTATACTGAATATAGTGGTATTATCGAATCGAGGTTATCAACAGATGAAGACGCGTATACTCCGCCAGATGGAACTATTTATTTTCTAGCTGATACTGGTGAATTGATTTTACCAGAGGATGTATATCAAGATTTCCGTGATAAGGTTGATATTAAGGTTTCTTACGAGAAGAATTCTTTTGTGAAGAATGATTTAAAACCTGAACATTATTTTGATTGCGTACAAACTGATTTAACAAGCGATGATCTTGTAGAGCGTAACTTTACAAAACAGAACCAGGAAATCCGTTATGAGATAAACTTTAGTCAATCAATGGTGGTGAATACGCAAGGTAGTGATGCAATCACTCACAATATAGGAAGAACCATTGATGATATTATTTTTGCGGTAAACAGTGTTATTGCAGTTGATAAAAAGATCTCTGAAGTTAATAAGATGTTAGCAAGCGGAAATATTACTGAAGAGCAAAAAACAACATTAAATCAGGCTTTAGAAGTATTAACGGCTGAGAAGATTCTAAAAGATGAGGTAATGCAAAAAACATTTGGAAGTGCCCTCTCAGGAATAAAAGAACAGCAAAATATTATCAATGTTGCAGTTTCTGATTTAGGTAGCCGATCTGTTAGAATACAGCTTACAGAAAGTCGTTTATCGATGGAACAAGTTGATTTTGAGGATCTACTCTCAAAGAATGAGGATGCAGATATAGTAGATACGATAATCAAAATGAAATCACAGGAATCTGTATATAATGCTTCTTTATCTGCTGCTGCTAAGATTGTAAAGAATTCGTTATTAGACTTCCTATAAAATAGATAGGAAACTCATTCTTAAGAATTCGCTGTTAGATTTCCTATAGGAAAAAAGATAAATACCATCTTAAAAAAGGATAGGTAGTAATGGCAGAAAGGAAGTGTACTTATGGTAATAGCAACAAAACACTTTGGTGAAATAGAGTTAGAAGAAGATAAAATATTAACCTTTGATCACGGGATATTTGGATTTGAGGATTGCAAACGATATACCATTCTATACGATGGAGAAGATGAGAATAGCAGTGTTATCTCCTGGTTACAAAGTTTGGATGAGGTATCCCTTGCGTTACCAATTATTCAACCTAGCCATGTTATTGATCAGTATAATCCAGTAATAGAGGATGAGCTGTTGGTGTCTTTAGGTGATATCAAAGAGGAAAATATCGTTGTTTTCTTAACATTAACAGTACCTTCCGACTTAACTAAAATGACTACAAATCTGAAAGCTCCATTTATAATTAATACTGCAAATAAGAAGGGCTGCCAGGTTGTAGTAGAAGACCCTATGTTTGTAGTTAAGTATCCTGTATATGAAAAATTTCAAAACAGGGCCAAGAAGGAGGATGGAGAATGCTAGCTTTATCAAGAAAATTAAACGAATCCATCATGCTTGGCAATGATATTGAAATTACCATTTTAGAAATCAAAGGTGATCAAGTA is a window of Lachnoclostridium phytofermentans ISDg DNA encoding:
- a CDS encoding flagellar protein FlgN gives rise to the protein MASLIQELITTLREEEQLYQEMIPIAAKKTRVIIDNDLASLQQITEEEQVTVEKVNALERKREEVIVNIGTVINRKSDTLTMKTIITLLENQPEEQKELSLIHDSLTTTINQLVELNHKNKSLIQQSLEMIEFNMNLIQSTRMSPGSTNYTKGASQLEMPAAQTGMFDAKQ
- the flgK gene encoding flagellar hook-associated protein FlgK, coding for MPSTFFGLSIGNSGLYASQAGLNTTAHNIANIETEGFSRQVAKQQAGTALRVNSSYGMVGTGVDIKGVTQIRDSYYDLKYMKNNTMYGAYSTKEYYLTSIENYFNEVKLEGFLTNFDNMYNSLQELSKQPEDLTVRTQVTNMAQSTCDYVNSLSTSLSRLQEECNFEIKNQVERVNSLAQQIAIVTKQINTIEVNGGTANDLRDQRALMVDELSGFATVSVNERIVGDNVGVTSYTVKLDGQTLVDNYEANQLKVVPRDTKVNQLDATGLFNVCWSNGQPVDLNSPTMGGTLKALIQVRDGNNKEGYQGKAIASAGDTTITVTSTNKNNVEDLNIASNGIITIGNREYHYNGFAVTKDEDTGEFIYEFSLDEPVKVDVNEETAHIGKQVDYKGIPYYMAQLNKFARTYAKAFNDVHKSGQDLNGDQGLDFFNGVDVVTGKNFIFDKSPSDEGNGYLFTSKTGAYAGDYADEPNFASYYLLTADTFGVTKAVYSDPKKLATASSIENGVANADNVQKLLALKDDVRMFGQGKPAQFFQTLVAEIGIDAKQASNFAENQMNILSAVQNQRLSISGVDQEEEAMNLVRYQKAYNLSAKVISIMDQIYDRLINYMGA
- the fliW gene encoding flagellar assembly protein FliW — protein: MVIATKHFGEIELEEDKILTFDHGIFGFEDCKRYTILYDGEDENSSVISWLQSLDEVSLALPIIQPSHVIDQYNPVIEDELLVSLGDIKEENIVVFLTLTVPSDLTKMTTNLKAPFIINTANKKGCQVVVEDPMFVVKYPVYEKFQNRAKKEDGEC
- the flgL gene encoding flagellar hook-associated protein FlgL → MRITNKMMTNNVLYNINNNKNSLSKTEQQYSTGKKIQRPSEDPIVAVRALKLRTNLTELNQYYEKNIPDALAWMDLTESSLSNINEILTKIHTYCVNGANDTLTEEDRNSLAVNLNQLKDQIYQEGNTNYAGRYVFSGYKTDSSLVFSENTSKYNYLLTERLSGANLDVIQKSINSFDLSSYNPNAPWDTSFDEKPNYITAHRLRLAYNNLKNLDDGQLKIEIADQDSDGNVILDGDGNRTYTEYSGIIESRLSTDEDAYTPPDGTIYFLADTGELILPEDVYQDFRDKVDIKVSYEKNSFVKNDLKPEHYFDCVQTDLTSDDLVERNFTKQNQEIRYEINFSQSMVVNTQGSDAITHNIGRTIDDIIFAVNSVIAVDKKISEVNKMLASGNITEEQKTTLNQALEVLTAEKILKDEVMQKTFGSALSGIKEQQNIINVAVSDLGSRSVRIQLTESRLSMEQVDFEDLLSKNEDADIVDTIIKMKSQESVYNASLSAAAKIVKNSLLDFL
- the flgK gene encoding flagellar hook-associated protein FlgK is translated as MSLMSSLYVGVSGLQVSQNGLNTTGHNLANVETEGYVRQQTVLQTSQYRTIGQSYISPMQLGLGAETAAVRQVRDIFLDKSYRQELGRRGFYDSQYETVSEIENLMGELEGVAFQDSIADFWKNLQELAKEPDSLVKRASLVETSVGFVERSENLFKQLRDYQLNLNLKITNTISRINEIGDQISSLNDRICAYESNRVEHANDLRDTRNKLLDELSQMITITYRENADGRVTVNAEGVPFVTEDLTHHMGSMTVTQIRQRQLDEDEFNSTGMMENSDMLIPIWPTYGNVEVFNRDLIPNPVDNSDIGSLKGLILARGTKVAKATDIPIAPNKDNYLDEFGDLKEDEYNLALKDYKEAVKTYNKTIEPSIVMSTQAQYDQLIHGIVTKINDILCPNKEVVIAAGTTIQLSNGDTYTYDKDTVIKIFDDENAPIGINGEGGTELFSRKSMPRYMDYQEITLANGDTILAKIYNEEDEANNYSLYTVGELVVNQEMIEDKSKIPLSQSSNTGDYDIKTTERLLKAWQEPFATLSPNTLTKSNINDYYNALIGGIATTGERYHTIVKSQEGMVTSIDNQRQSVLGVASDDELTSLIKFQHAYNAAARYINVIDQMLEHIVTRI